Proteins co-encoded in one Psychromonas sp. L1A2 genomic window:
- a CDS encoding UDP-2,3-diacylglucosamine diphosphatase, producing the protein MRTLFIADLHLSENHRHITDALFAFLEKEATNAETLYILGDMFEVWIGDDEHTPLMDEVAQKLTSFAKKNNAKIFYIHGNRDFMIGKHYAKQASMTLLPEHTEIDLYGTKTLIMHGDTLCLFDKNYQRMRKVIHNPILQFIFNCLPLKLRKRIGWKIRTASQSKKVYKNTNMMGVTEQEVTRLMEFHGVQRLIHGHTHQAFVHDFTVNEQAGQRFDVGDWYTNLSFVDANSEGVGLVILPIDYYQQ; encoded by the coding sequence ATGCGCACTTTATTCATTGCAGATTTACATCTCAGCGAGAATCATCGTCATATAACCGATGCCCTTTTTGCTTTTCTCGAAAAAGAAGCAACCAATGCAGAAACACTTTATATTTTAGGTGATATGTTTGAGGTATGGATCGGAGATGATGAACATACACCTTTGATGGATGAAGTTGCGCAAAAGCTCACTAGTTTTGCTAAAAAGAATAATGCGAAGATATTCTATATACACGGTAACCGTGATTTTATGATCGGTAAGCATTATGCAAAACAAGCTTCAATGACATTGTTACCTGAACACACTGAAATAGATTTGTACGGTACAAAAACATTAATTATGCACGGCGACACGCTTTGTTTGTTCGATAAAAACTATCAACGTATGCGCAAAGTGATTCATAATCCCATATTACAATTTATATTTAACTGTTTACCGTTAAAGTTGCGTAAACGTATTGGATGGAAAATTCGCACGGCCAGTCAATCTAAAAAAGTGTATAAAAATACTAATATGATGGGGGTAACAGAGCAAGAAGTTACTCGCTTAATGGAGTTTCATGGAGTACAACGTTTAATACACGGTCATACCCATCAAGCTTTTGTCCATGACTTTACCGTCAATGAACAAGCAGGACAGCGTTTTGATGTAGGCGATTGGTATACAAATTTAAGTTTTGTTGATGCGAATTCTGAGGGAGTCGGGTTAGTAATTCTACCGATAGATTATTATCAACAATAA
- a CDS encoding AMP-binding protein → MFKPWLDKYPPGINSKINENTLINLVDMFEHSFDEYADHIAFINMDETLTYRELESQSRDIATYLQQTSQLSKGDRVAVMMPNLLQYPIILLGILRSGLVAVNVNPLYTASELKHQLNDSSAKAIFIVSNYAQTLESIVKETDIEHVVLTKIGDALPLMKRKFVNFIVAYVKKMVPKFKLPSAKSYRNALKEGAKGQYIRPVINLDDIAFIQYTGGTTGLSKGAVMSHRNMAASLAQADAVFGLTIEQETEMIVTALPLYHAFALTVNCLFFIKRGATNLLITNPRDLDTFIKTLSKYRFTYFTALNTLFNALLNHPKINTVDFSHLKITLAGGMATQTKVAKQWKEVTGSTVIEGYGLTECAPMVSVNAYNVDVHDGSIGLPMPGTDLRLINDKNEIVDTVNSVGEIEIKGPQVMVGYWNSPGETDDAFNDGWFKSGDIGLFNEDGLLYLVDRKKDMILVSGFNVYPNEIEDIVVQLDGVLEAAVIGIEDEATGERVKLFVVLNDHKVTVTTIKTHCAKYLTRYKQPKQIEIVTELPKNNVGKVLRRLLKER, encoded by the coding sequence ATGTTTAAACCTTGGTTAGATAAATACCCACCTGGTATTAATAGCAAAATAAACGAAAACACGTTGATCAACTTGGTTGATATGTTTGAACACTCATTCGATGAATATGCAGATCACATTGCTTTTATCAATATGGATGAAACGTTAACTTACAGAGAATTAGAGTCACAATCCCGCGATATAGCGACTTACCTTCAACAGACCTCTCAATTATCAAAGGGTGATCGTGTTGCAGTAATGATGCCAAACCTTTTACAATACCCTATTATTCTACTCGGAATATTAAGATCAGGCTTAGTCGCTGTTAACGTAAATCCCTTATATACCGCCTCAGAATTAAAACATCAACTTAACGACTCCAGTGCTAAAGCCATATTTATCGTTTCTAATTATGCACAGACATTAGAAAGTATTGTTAAAGAGACAGACATTGAACATGTGGTGCTAACTAAAATTGGTGATGCATTGCCATTGATGAAACGTAAATTTGTTAACTTTATCGTCGCTTACGTAAAAAAAATGGTGCCTAAATTTAAGTTACCAAGTGCAAAGAGTTATAGGAATGCATTAAAAGAGGGCGCAAAAGGTCAATATATTCGTCCTGTTATTAACTTGGATGACATCGCATTTATACAATATACCGGTGGCACAACTGGGTTATCTAAAGGCGCTGTAATGTCTCATCGAAATATGGCTGCAAGCCTTGCACAAGCAGATGCAGTCTTTGGCTTAACCATTGAGCAAGAAACAGAAATGATTGTTACTGCATTACCTCTTTATCATGCTTTTGCGTTAACCGTGAACTGCCTGTTCTTTATTAAAAGAGGCGCTACCAACTTACTCATTACCAATCCACGCGACTTAGATACCTTCATTAAAACCTTGAGTAAATATAGATTTACTTACTTTACTGCGCTTAATACATTGTTTAATGCGTTATTAAATCACCCTAAAATAAATACCGTTGATTTTTCTCATTTAAAAATTACGTTAGCGGGTGGGATGGCAACTCAAACAAAGGTTGCTAAGCAATGGAAAGAAGTCACAGGAAGTACAGTGATTGAAGGATATGGATTAACTGAATGTGCACCGATGGTTAGTGTTAATGCTTATAATGTCGATGTACATGATGGGTCTATCGGGCTTCCTATGCCAGGGACTGATTTACGATTAATAAATGATAAAAATGAGATTGTCGATACCGTTAATAGTGTCGGTGAAATCGAAATTAAAGGTCCGCAAGTCATGGTCGGTTATTGGAATAGCCCTGGCGAAACCGACGATGCATTTAATGATGGTTGGTTTAAAAGTGGTGATATAGGCTTGTTTAATGAAGATGGGCTACTGTATTTGGTTGATCGTAAAAAAGACATGATATTAGTGTCTGGTTTTAATGTTTACCCTAATGAAATAGAAGATATAGTGGTTCAATTGGACGGAGTACTTGAAGCGGCAGTTATTGGTATTGAAGATGAAGCAACGGGAGAAAGAGTTAAATTGTTCGTTGTATTAAATGATCATAAAGTGACTGTTACAACTATTAAAACACATTGTGCTAAGTATCTAACGCGCTATAAACAGCCTAAACAAATAGAAATTGTTACCGAGTTGCCTAAAAATAATGTCGGAAAAGTATTACGTCGTTTATTAAAAGAAAGATAA
- a CDS encoding YfhL family 4Fe-4S dicluster ferredoxin, protein MALLIEDSCINCDMCDPECPNEAITFGAEIYEINPDLCTECVGFYEKATCVAVCPINCIIVDPNNKESQEQLLDKFANLYVN, encoded by the coding sequence ATGGCACTGCTAATAGAAGATAGCTGCATCAACTGTGATATGTGTGATCCAGAGTGCCCCAATGAGGCAATCACCTTTGGTGCAGAAATATATGAAATAAACCCAGACTTGTGTACTGAATGTGTGGGTTTTTATGAAAAGGCTACTTGTGTTGCTGTTTGCCCCATTAACTGCATTATCGTTGATCCAAACAATAAAGAATCACAAGAACAGTTGTTAGATAAATTCGCTAATTTATACGTCAATTAA
- the prc gene encoding carboxy terminal-processing peptidase produces MKKLFRHALILSQLCFVGVAFSAADSISIKDIPQLKQESQHAKVAKRVSDLFSRSHYKYIPLDDELSAKVFDRYIEQLDFNKQIFMQSDIDDMKEYQFTFDDNLKFGQLDSIYSIYQLNLTRRFERFNYALSLLDNEIKFDTDEEYQYDRSDAVWPKDKAELDLLWQTRVKSDALTLKLSGKKWPEIKTLLTKRYNYALKHLTQTESEDVFQTFMNAYAYTIEPHTSYLSPRNAERFKMEMNLSLEGIGAVLQLEDDYTVVRSLVPGGPADKSKLLSKNDKIIGVGQKGEKIVDVVGWRLDDIVELIKGPKGTTVQLQILSGKAGDINKVINIVREEIHLEDREAKSSVEVIDGENIGVITIPSFYINLSEDVDRELAALAKKDVKGIVIDLRNNGGGALSEATLLTGLFIKTGPVVQVRDSRQQISVQVDDDDSISYDGPLTVLINRNSASASEIFAAALQDYGRAIIIGEQSYGKGTVQQHRRIARYYDTNQDAVGSVQYTIAKFYRINGGSTQNKGVIPDITFPTAIDPKDTGESLAKNALPWDNVKSAKYKKVDDLQEKIKELTLDHKKRIKNEIEFSYLANDINEYLLEKDKTSISLVEKDRVAEREANETDNLKRTNERLKRAGLKEVKSLDDLPDDFEPVDSFLIEAGHITLDYANL; encoded by the coding sequence ATGAAAAAACTCTTTCGTCATGCATTAATTCTCTCTCAGTTATGTTTTGTTGGGGTGGCATTTTCCGCCGCCGATAGTATCTCCATAAAAGATATCCCACAGTTGAAGCAAGAATCTCAACATGCAAAAGTGGCGAAAAGAGTGAGTGACTTATTCAGTCGCTCTCATTACAAATATATTCCTTTGGATGATGAATTATCTGCCAAGGTATTTGACCGCTACATTGAACAATTAGATTTTAATAAACAAATTTTTATGCAAAGTGATATTGATGATATGAAAGAATATCAATTTACCTTTGATGATAATTTGAAATTTGGTCAATTGGATTCTATCTATTCAATTTACCAACTTAATTTAACTCGTCGCTTTGAACGTTTTAATTATGCATTATCTTTATTAGATAATGAGATTAAGTTCGATACAGATGAAGAGTATCAATATGACCGAAGTGATGCCGTGTGGCCTAAAGACAAAGCTGAACTTGATTTGTTATGGCAGACTCGTGTTAAGTCAGATGCGCTAACATTAAAGCTGTCGGGTAAAAAATGGCCAGAAATTAAAACGTTATTAACTAAACGTTATAATTATGCACTTAAGCATTTGACGCAAACAGAAAGTGAAGATGTTTTTCAAACCTTCATGAATGCCTATGCTTACACAATTGAACCTCATACAAGTTACTTATCTCCTCGTAATGCTGAACGTTTTAAAATGGAAATGAACCTTTCTTTGGAAGGTATTGGTGCCGTTTTACAACTTGAAGATGATTACACTGTTGTACGCAGCCTAGTACCTGGAGGTCCTGCGGATAAATCTAAACTATTGTCAAAAAATGACAAAATAATTGGTGTCGGCCAAAAAGGCGAAAAAATTGTTGATGTTGTTGGGTGGCGTTTAGATGATATCGTTGAACTGATTAAAGGGCCAAAAGGCACGACAGTGCAATTACAAATTTTATCGGGAAAAGCCGGTGATATTAATAAAGTAATCAATATTGTTCGAGAAGAAATTCATCTTGAAGATAGAGAAGCTAAATCATCAGTTGAAGTGATTGATGGTGAGAATATTGGTGTTATCACTATCCCAAGTTTCTATATTAACCTCAGTGAAGATGTTGACCGCGAATTAGCAGCATTAGCGAAAAAAGACGTTAAAGGTATTGTGATTGATTTACGTAACAATGGCGGCGGCGCATTAAGTGAAGCAACATTGTTAACGGGCTTATTCATAAAAACAGGCCCTGTTGTACAAGTAAGAGACAGTCGCCAACAAATATCAGTACAAGTTGATGATGATGATTCCATTTCTTACGATGGTCCTTTAACCGTATTAATTAATCGTAATAGTGCATCTGCTTCTGAAATATTCGCTGCTGCACTACAAGATTACGGTCGAGCTATTATTATTGGTGAGCAAAGTTATGGTAAAGGTACTGTGCAACAACATCGTCGTATCGCTCGTTATTACGATACAAATCAAGATGCTGTAGGGTCAGTCCAATATACGATTGCAAAATTTTATCGAATTAATGGCGGAAGTACACAAAATAAAGGGGTAATTCCTGATATTACTTTCCCAACTGCGATCGACCCTAAAGATACAGGTGAAAGTTTAGCGAAGAACGCGCTACCGTGGGATAATGTTAAATCAGCAAAATACAAAAAAGTAGATGATCTGCAAGAAAAAATAAAAGAGTTAACATTAGATCATAAGAAACGTATTAAAAACGAAATTGAATTTAGTTATTTAGCGAATGATATCAATGAATATTTACTTGAAAAAGATAAAACGAGTATTTCATTAGTTGAAAAAGACCGTGTTGCTGAACGAGAAGCAAATGAAACTGATAACTTAAAACGAACTAACGAGCGTCTTAAACGTGCTGGACTCAAAGAAGTTAAATCATTAGATGATCTTCCTGATGATTTTGAACCTGTTGATTCATTTTTAATTGAAGCTGGCCACATCACTTTGGATTATGCCAATCTATAG
- a CDS encoding peptidylprolyl isomerase: MITLHTNFGDITLEMNEEKAPKTVANFIKYATSGHYDNTIFHRVIDGFMVQGGGFAPGMEEKDSQKPIKNEANNGLSNVKYSVAMARTMEPHSASAQFFINVGDNKFLDFKSETTDGWGYCVFAKVTAGEDVVDKIKGVATGNAHYVHQDVPLDDVVITSVTVA; this comes from the coding sequence ATGATTACTTTACATACAAATTTTGGCGACATCACATTAGAAATGAACGAAGAAAAAGCACCTAAAACGGTTGCTAACTTTATTAAATATGCAACAAGTGGCCATTACGACAATACCATTTTCCACCGTGTCATCGATGGTTTCATGGTTCAAGGTGGCGGTTTTGCACCAGGTATGGAAGAAAAAGATAGCCAAAAACCAATTAAAAATGAAGCAAATAACGGTTTATCAAATGTGAAGTATTCTGTTGCAATGGCTCGTACGATGGAACCACATTCAGCTTCAGCACAATTTTTCATCAATGTTGGCGATAACAAATTCTTAGATTTTAAATCAGAAACGACTGATGGATGGGGTTACTGTGTATTTGCTAAAGTAACCGCAGGCGAAGATGTAGTAGATAAAATCAAAGGTGTTGCAACAGGTAACGCACATTACGTACATCAAGATGTGCCACTAGATGATGTTGTTATCACTAGCGTTACAGTAGCGTAG
- the proQ gene encoding RNA chaperone ProQ, giving the protein MEITEKFTNNKQIIAFLTEQFPACFIAGSESAKPLKIGVFQELAARLENEPRVSKTQLRGALRQYTMSWRYLHCVKAGVKRVDLDGVEGDEVSQEHADHAQLSLKESKEKAFANKKKTDANKAPARAAKKVSVPSRKKEAPKKAAKKPEIDLSQYKEANHNELKVAQSVKVLLGKSPVSATVVEILKEEVQVQLDSGMVVKVKAKHLIV; this is encoded by the coding sequence ATGGAAATCACAGAAAAGTTTACAAATAACAAACAAATCATTGCCTTCTTAACAGAACAATTTCCGGCTTGCTTCATCGCTGGTTCAGAATCTGCAAAACCATTAAAAATTGGTGTATTCCAAGAATTAGCGGCTCGTTTAGAAAACGAACCACGTGTAAGTAAAACACAGCTTAGAGGTGCCTTACGTCAATATACGATGAGCTGGCGTTATCTTCACTGTGTTAAAGCAGGTGTTAAACGTGTTGACTTAGATGGCGTCGAAGGTGATGAAGTTTCTCAAGAACATGCTGATCACGCTCAGTTATCGTTAAAAGAAAGTAAAGAAAAAGCATTTGCTAATAAAAAGAAAACAGATGCAAATAAAGCACCAGCCCGTGCTGCTAAGAAAGTCTCTGTTCCAAGCCGTAAAAAAGAGGCTCCTAAAAAAGCAGCTAAAAAGCCTGAAATCGACTTAAGCCAATATAAAGAAGCTAATCATAATGAACTAAAAGTGGCACAGTCAGTCAAAGTTCTTTTAGGTAAATCACCTGTTTCAGCAACCGTAGTAGAAATTTTAAAAGAAGAAGTACAAGTACAACTAGACTCAGGAATGGTTGTGAAAGTTAAAGCTAAGCATTTAATCGTATAA
- the trhP gene encoding prephenate-dependent tRNA uridine(34) hydroxylase TrhP, whose amino-acid sequence MKPELLSPAGTLKNMRYAFAYGADAVYAGQPRYSLRVRNNEFNIEKLQIAINEAHAQGKKLYVVCNIQPHNSKLKTFIRDMKPVVDLKPDALIMSDPGLIMMVRDVFPDIPIHLSVQANAVNWATVKFWYQQGIERVILSRELSLDEIEDIRYHCPEIEIEVFVHGALCMAYSGRCLLSGYINKRDPNQGTCTNSCRWKYDAHEAKENETGDIVAIQPAEPTLGSGQTTDQMFLLQEQGRPGEYMPAFEDEHGTYIMNSKDLRAIQHVERLLKMGVHSLKIEGRTKSFYYCARTAQIYRKAMDDAIAGRPFDPSLMSSLENLAHRGYTEGFLSRHTHDQYQNYDVGYSVSDTQQFVGEIMGRNAQGLAEVNVKNKFLVGDKLELMTPLGNINFKLEELHNRKGELVDVAPGSGHTLYIPVPKEIDLNHGLLMRNLVQGNDTRNPHSK is encoded by the coding sequence ATGAAACCAGAATTATTATCGCCAGCGGGCACTTTAAAGAACATGCGGTATGCTTTTGCTTACGGAGCTGATGCCGTTTATGCAGGTCAACCACGTTACTCTTTACGCGTACGAAATAACGAATTTAATATCGAAAAACTACAGATTGCCATTAATGAAGCGCATGCTCAAGGTAAAAAACTGTATGTAGTTTGTAATATACAGCCTCATAACTCTAAATTAAAAACTTTTATTCGCGACATGAAACCTGTTGTCGATTTAAAGCCAGACGCTTTAATTATGTCAGACCCAGGATTAATCATGATGGTACGTGATGTTTTTCCTGATATACCCATTCATTTAAGTGTACAGGCTAATGCTGTCAATTGGGCAACGGTTAAGTTTTGGTATCAACAAGGTATTGAACGCGTTATTTTATCACGTGAGCTTTCATTAGATGAAATCGAAGACATTCGCTATCACTGCCCTGAAATTGAAATTGAGGTCTTTGTACATGGCGCATTATGTATGGCTTATTCAGGACGCTGTTTATTATCTGGTTATATTAATAAACGCGACCCAAACCAAGGTACTTGTACTAATTCATGTCGTTGGAAATATGATGCGCATGAAGCCAAAGAAAATGAAACGGGTGATATTGTCGCCATCCAGCCTGCTGAGCCTACGTTAGGCAGCGGACAAACAACAGACCAAATGTTTTTATTACAAGAACAAGGTCGTCCTGGTGAATATATGCCAGCATTTGAAGATGAGCACGGCACTTATATTATGAACTCAAAGGATTTGCGTGCTATTCAACATGTCGAACGTCTTTTGAAGATGGGAGTTCATTCCTTAAAAATCGAAGGCCGTACTAAGAGTTTTTATTACTGCGCACGTACCGCTCAAATTTATCGTAAGGCAATGGATGATGCGATAGCTGGACGCCCTTTCGATCCATCATTAATGAGCTCTTTAGAGAATTTAGCACATCGAGGGTACACTGAAGGCTTTTTAAGTCGTCATACACATGATCAATATCAAAATTACGATGTTGGTTATTCAGTGAGTGATACACAACAATTTGTGGGCGAAATAATGGGACGTAATGCTCAAGGGCTTGCTGAAGTTAACGTTAAAAACAAGTTTTTAGTGGGTGACAAACTAGAATTAATGACACCACTGGGCAACATCAACTTTAAACTAGAAGAGTTACATAACCGTAAAGGTGAATTAGTCGATGTCGCACCAGGTTCTGGCCACACTTTATATATTCCAGTGCCAAAAGAAATTGATTTAAACCACGGCTTGCTAATGCGTAATCTTGTTCAGGGTAACGACACCCGTAACCCACATTCTAAATAA
- a CDS encoding MATE family efflux transporter produces the protein MSLAAKFTQGDISEHIIKMALTNVIGLSVFFVVDLVDIYFISLLNQPLLLSAIAYAAAILFFTTSITIAMMIANSVVVARLIGQQHYQQAKQAAMTCYMITFAISLLVSFIIFYNANTLLTLLGAQGNELQSAKDYLNITLIATPIVALGMQINATLRSLGKAKLGMYCTITAGVVNIMLDPLFIFYFELDLKGAAFASLIAKSTMLLLAIYYLLVKAKFITRIGLVDIKKHSRFIFKVAIPVSLTQIATPLSQLYITYEIAKFGASFVAGWAIISRLIPVVFMMLFAMPGAIGPIISQNIGAAQFKRVRTTLNQSLNFIIKYVFVLALVLSLLQEYLVTLFNAQNGAAIMIRFFCQYISISFIFVAMNLVAMSFLNNVGSPKLASMLNLAKLSLGTIPFVSIGAYYYGAQGILIGQALGSVVFALIAIMLCYQILRKLDYN, from the coding sequence GTGTCGTTAGCTGCTAAATTTACACAAGGCGATATCTCCGAACATATTATAAAGATGGCACTTACCAATGTTATTGGATTGAGTGTCTTTTTTGTCGTTGATCTGGTGGATATTTATTTTATTAGTTTATTAAATCAACCTCTCCTTTTATCAGCAATTGCATACGCTGCTGCAATTCTGTTTTTTACCACCTCTATAACCATCGCCATGATGATTGCAAACTCAGTTGTAGTAGCAAGGTTGATTGGTCAACAGCATTATCAACAGGCTAAACAAGCAGCAATGACCTGTTATATGATCACCTTTGCTATTAGTTTGTTGGTTAGTTTTATTATTTTTTATAATGCTAATACATTATTAACGTTATTAGGTGCCCAGGGAAACGAATTACAATCAGCAAAAGATTATTTAAACATTACTCTTATTGCTACCCCCATTGTTGCACTAGGCATGCAAATAAATGCAACATTACGTTCGCTAGGTAAAGCTAAATTAGGCATGTATTGCACCATCACTGCTGGTGTGGTGAATATTATGCTTGACCCTTTATTCATTTTTTATTTTGAGCTTGATCTTAAAGGGGCTGCTTTCGCTTCATTAATTGCTAAAAGTACAATGTTATTACTGGCAATATATTATTTATTGGTCAAAGCCAAATTTATAACTCGGATTGGATTAGTCGATATAAAAAAACATAGCCGATTTATTTTTAAGGTAGCTATTCCGGTTTCGCTAACACAGATTGCAACACCCCTTAGCCAACTCTACATTACCTATGAAATAGCTAAATTTGGGGCAAGCTTTGTAGCAGGTTGGGCTATTATCAGTAGATTAATACCTGTTGTATTTATGATGTTATTTGCAATGCCCGGTGCAATTGGTCCAATTATCAGCCAAAATATTGGGGCAGCACAATTCAAACGTGTCAGAACAACATTAAATCAATCTCTTAATTTTATTATTAAATATGTGTTTGTATTAGCCTTAGTACTTTCTTTGTTGCAAGAATATTTGGTTACATTATTTAATGCGCAGAATGGGGCTGCCATCATGATTCGATTTTTCTGCCAATACATTAGTATTAGTTTTATTTTTGTCGCCATGAATTTAGTCGCGATGTCATTTTTGAATAATGTTGGATCCCCCAAATTAGCCAGCATGCTTAACCTCGCTAAATTGTCCTTGGGTACTATCCCATTTGTAAGTATTGGCGCCTATTATTATGGCGCACAAGGAATACTGATAGGACAAGCATTAGGTAGTGTTGTATTTGCTTTAATTGCAATTATGCTATGCTATCAAATACTGCGTAAATTAGATTATAATTAA